DNA from Ochotona princeps isolate mOchPri1 chromosome 7, mOchPri1.hap1, whole genome shotgun sequence:
AACAACATAAAACAGATAAAGacggaggaaaagaaagaaaagcaaagaagttAAAAGGAGTTGGGTATGAGGGAACGAAGGAACattggagagaggaagggaaagaaagtgaaggggaggggaaaagaaatgagagaagaaagagggaggatTAAAGTCAGAGcgtcagagaaacaaaaagaaaaatgagctctACACAAACTGAAGTATGATTAATACAAGTATTTAGCAAATAATTAAGGAAAGATCCACTATATTCAAAACTGTGATTACTTATCTATTTACCACAGGTTATAaggtgattggaattgcattgtcTGTTCTGGGAGACCTTGAACAAAGAAGATAAATTGAGTTGCCAGATCAACTAGTGTACTTAATTGCTTACAAACAGAAACCTTTAAAGAATCTTTGCTTgatcaaatttatttgaaaatgcatttgtgagcttcatttttaaattctcattaacttttttaaaactttgatagTCTTCCAAAACAAATCAATGGCTCTATGAAGAAAGATAGAGCTGATTATACAGAAAATAAGGAGTTCAATATCATTAACACTGTATTTATCCATCCCTGGCCAACTCTCCCTACCCATACCAGTGAGATCACACAAAACCTAAAGGAATCTTATTTGGGGTGCTTCAATGAAGAGTGAATTAAAGCCAACCTTTTGAAAAACTCTTCCATAAATTTGCTTTTGGAGGATGTTTAGGGATTACCTTGGCAGGAAGGGGTGCAGGATGGGAAGAATGGAGCATGAGGAAATGAGAGAAGGGAAACAATCGCCCGTGATCTGGAATTGCATTGTCTGTTCTGGGAGACCTTGAACAAAGAAGATAAATTGAGTTGCCAGATCAACTAGTGTACTTAATTGCTTACAAACAGAAACCTTTAAAGAATCTTCGCTTgatcaaatttatttgaaaatgcatttgtgagcttcatttttaaattctcattaacttttttaaaactttgatagTCTTCCAAAACAAATCAACTTCCTTTCCTGAATAATCAAGAGTGTACTGAACTCATAGATAATTcagatttctttgtgtttttgagTTGTTTTCCTGAACTTTATCCTTGTGTGGATCTATGGGGCATGATTGGTTATGTATTAACAGCTGTAGAAGAAGCTTCAGATTGGACCCTGAATGTATGCTGGAACTTTTCTTTTGAGTGCTTTGTCTTGTCTTTATcattcatctttttctttaaaattcagttattaggaaaaaaattttataagAACACTGGTTTTTtactatattataataaaatattggCCAGTATCTAGCTGCTCATATGTGTTTGAATTATTCTAATTTCTAGTTTAGGATCCCAGGTCTTACTATATAGTGACTCTGAGCCAGCAGAAGATTTTTAGGAACTGTTACACTTTATATATACTGCATATTATATTTATCCTACTATGTAGTTAGAGAGATAttgtgtattttataaatatccTTCAATATCTTTAAAGCAAATGTAGTTAACAGGTGGAAAATTTGATATGCtcacgacaacatcaagaagcaCCACATCAAAATGCTTCTGTTGCTTGTAGGCCTGAAACCAATGGCACCAGTGTACAGTTACAGCTGACGTTCAGGTTTCCTCCAGCAAAGAGTGGTGACATGAGGACTAAAATTACAGCCATCCTGCTTCAAGTGTTGAGAGACAACATGGCGTCCTGGAGTGCAGTTCCTGCTTCCTTTAAACTTACAGGTACATCGACTAGTTCCATTATAGTCTATTGCTCGGATTTCTGAAGTAATTTAAAAGACTCTAgggtaaaaattaattgaaagctTAGAAATTTAGGGGGAGGGACATTTTTATCAAACCCTGGCACTCCTAGAAATGAGTTAGTAGTGGAAGTGGCAGTGCATAAAGGTGTTGTTTATAGGGGTAAGTTATGCATAGTGGTAAGTTATGCAGGAACGTTTAGAAAGTGGGTGAAGGCTTCCAATAAAGTGgtctttccctcctcttcctcctgccaggACATCATGATGGACAAAGAGTCTGAGTTCTCTTGGTTATTCACTAAGGGGATTGCAGGGCTGAAATGCAGCTGGGGGAAGGGACTTGTATCAATTCTTACAGAAGAATTAGTGTAGTGTCACTTTAAAAAGTTGGAATAATTCtcttaaaaaacaatgaaagagaGTAATATCTTTTCACCCCTGTACAAAAAGGGACCTTTTTCAAGATCAGATTCTGCAAAGGTTTTGAAAGTCTCTCCTCAATTGTTGAACTGTAAGGAAAAGCATGTGGTTTAAGCATCCCTAACTTGCAAACAGTTGATCTTAGTGTCCTTGAAGGCTCAAAAGGCTACCAGTCGCCAGTTACAGACCCTTTTTCAGAGCACACACTCCAGTAACCAGTAAATAGACCACTGCTGAAGAGGGAGTGTGAGGAGGAGCTTCCCCAGGGTGccgtgagggtcctctgcaggtGGCTGTAAAAGACAGCTACAGGGTTCTAAGACCAAAAGTCAGCACATGTCTGTGTTTCCTTTAACCCCCCACTCTTATTTTCTGAAATCTCACACAATTCACATATTTATAAGACAGCTGTCTTACTTCAATGACTATTTTACTGCAAGTATTATGAGATGGAGAGttttaattcagattttcatTGTCCTATGTTGTCTGATAGAGACCGGAAGACAAATTGAAAATATAACAGCTAAGCAATAAAAGGGCTGTAAGTAATTGTGGACTAGTCTGAATAGTTAAATGTTGTGCATAATTAGACTGGAAAAGTTAACATTTATATTGCAATGAAGATTAACTGGTTGGTAATGTTGTAtcagtgtttcatttttattttgtttttctttcagaaatcaGCAAGGCTAATTCTGAAATGCTTGTCAATAACTGTAAGTTAATAAGCTTTTACAGATTCAATATAGTCACAaatgtttatatgtatttttatgtaaTATATTGAAATATACTACATGGAAATCAAtagtatttttctttgctttatatattttaatttgttacATTTAAATGTATTAATATGTAGAGAAAGGTGTAATGAATTTCACAGATGCAATTTAAGAATACATGGGGGGCCAGCAGTATCGTATggtaggctaaacctctgcctatggcaccagtatcccatgtgggcagcagttcaagtccagtGGCTATACTTCCAATTgagttccctgataatggcttgggaaggcagtgaaggagggtCCAAGGGCTGTAAtacggaagacctggaagaagcttctggctcctgactttggatcagctgagctttggccattgtggccattgtggtcatttgtggagtgagtcaaTGTTGGGAGACtgaccttgctctctgtctcttctctctctctgtagctctgcctctcaaataaagtaaatctttttaaaaagcatataatgatgctttccttctttctctcttcctgtatcttgcttcctttgtttccctttttcttttaacacTTTTGGGATGAAATACGTTCAATTTACTCACTATAATTacaggcttaatgcccctttaaCCAAACGGTTCTATAAGTAAAAGGTAAATAGACCATGGCTGCACAGCAATACAGGGAAGGAATATAGACAGCAATAATATCACAAGGTggtatattttaatgtatttttgtaCACTTTATATTAGCTATAACGAGCCAGGGAAAGCATGATGATTGTCTTTGTGGCGTCTAACCTAAAAATAATGGccattaagcataatggtctcagtTTTGTTGCAaaggacaggatttcattcttttttactgGCTGAGTTATATTCCATCATGTGCGTTTCTTCTGTATCTGCGTATCTTCTGATGGACATCTAGGGCGATTCCacgtcttagctattgtgaattgagctgtggagaagtctttcatttgctgatgtcATTCATTTTGTGTATATCTCAGGGGTGGGATGCCTGGTTCATCTGGTAGAAAGTCTTCAGATTTCTAAGGGATATTCTTAGTGCGTGTACAGTTTTACATTTCCACCAATACTatattacagtttttaaaagttactgaATATACTAGATATAGATCATGAGCTTTTTTTCCTGAACACTGATACATAAATATCAATATTTGCAAGGAGTTGTAGAGGGTGTGTTTCCAATGACCTAAAGACTACCACTTGACCCCATTTCCTAGATGCTAACATTAGGTCAGTTCTCCACTCAATTCATTAACTGTTACTTAAGATTTCAGAATTTAACATCTGCATGAGTTTGAGGAGCCCATTCTCACCCAGTCCAATAAAGGGATCAAAAAGGACAACTTCATCTGAGAAGTAAAGACAAACCTACATTCTATGTCATATACGTTTATTGCAccacaaaaataattttgtatcttTTAAATCAGTTGTGgggaaacttcttttttttttcattttagtagaTTTTAATGAAAGCAGTATTTGTAAGATTGCTTTATGCCTGCATCTTCTCAAttgtttcttctttatatttgCCCTTTTTTCCTCTCTTACGTGATGCTATTTGACTTCCCATTCAAGAATCATTTCATAGAATTTGTCTAGTTTTATCATAGTGATAACCACTTTATGGTAGTGAATGTCCACTTGGAAGTAGCACTATTGACCTGatctcccactctctctcagGGTAGATGACATATTTATTTCTTCCAGTGAACCTGGTCTACTTTGCCAACTTGTTGACCTACATAATGGCTTCAAAAAGCTTGCATTTCATCATCCCTTGGGATGGGCATGAATCCACAAAGTATGAAAGTCTCAGCTCTTTGGAAAGAAAGGAAACGCTAATCTTTCTTCAAATGTAGAAAAGGGCATTgtgggtccggcggcatggcctagcagcttaagtcctcgccttgaaagccccgggatcccatatgggccgccggttctaatcccggcagctccacttcccatcagctccctgcttgtggcctgggaaagcaatcgaggacggtccaaagctttgggaccctgcacctgcgtgggagacgcagaggttcctggttcctggcttcggatcagcgcgcatcggcctcggaaagcaatcgaggacggtccaaagctttgggaccctgcacctgcgtgggagacgcaaaggttcctggttcctggcttcggatcagcgcgcatcggcccgttgcggctcacttggggagtgggacatcggatggaagatcttcctctctgtctctcctcctctctgtatatcggctttccaataataataaatcttttaaaaaaatcagaaaaaaagaaaagggcatTGAAATCCTTTTTCAGTTCTTGTTTGGGGCAAAGGTCATCATCAAATTGAATCTCATTTTGGCTGCAGCATCTCAGACGTTGGCTataaaagagaaaagggaagaattcATTCTCTGCCAAGGAGTATTTGGTTATTAACAGATCATGCAAAATTTCAGCTTCAAAGTTAGCCTGctacagatttattgaattttgaattccaCCTGGTTTTGTCTTGGCAAAGCCATACCAAATGATTTTGTAAGCCTTACGAAGCCTGCGAGCTGGAAATTCTCCACTCTTGCTTTTCAGAGTATTTTGTCActcaaaagatatatttatagatTTGTTCACTCAATGGATATTCATGGACTATCTATTATTCACATGTGTCTAACAGACACCCTGTATATGCCGGGCAAGAACTCAGCAATTATGATGGGTTCTGTACCTTCAAGATCTTTGCAATTCATTTAGAGAGAAGAGAATTTTGAGGAAGAGACGAAGTAAAAGGCAAGAGTTAACAAGAGTAGAAAGGAGGGCAAGATTCACCAAAGTCTTGATGGAGTGGTGAACCATAGTAACAGCATCCTAGAAAAGGCACAGCCTTCATCAGGAGATGCTGGATTCCCCACTGCTGGTTTTCAAGCAATGTTTGGCATAACCTTTTTATAAAGCAGAATCGAAGGTGcctgctttatatatatacatatatatatatatcctttctCTAGGTTGTGGGAGACGACTGAGCAACAGTATCACGACTGGTAATCGAATAGTGAATGGGGAAAATGCCCTGGCAGGGGCATGGCCATGGCAGGCCAGCATGCAATGGAAAGGCCACCATAGCTGTGGAGCATCTCTGATCAGCAGCAGGTGGCTCTTGTCTGCAGCTCATTGCTTTGCTAGGTAAGTCAAACAGTCTGACTGTGTGAAGGATGTTGGGTGCAAGTCTATTGGATTATCCTGGAAGGGCTAAGATGAGGTgatggtgggggttgggggtatATGAATAAAAGGAAGTCACACTTTCTAATCATAAAAATTCCACATGAAAGGTGTAATTTAACCCATAGAAAGACGAGACCAAGGTTCAGAAAAGCAATGGATTTGACTTTAAAAATCATAAGCTATCAAATAATAGACACAGAATATATGACTCCAGTTCTATATGATTTGTCTTGCTATAAAAACTTCAGCTATAGAAAATATGATGAAATAGCAATAAGTGCTATAAGAATTTGAACAGAAACATGGTGTGAGGGATGGGCATTTAGTCTAACAGTTAAGATACCACATCACAACTTGAGTACCTGCTTTGATTCCcaactccagtctcctgctagTGAACattctggcaggcagcaggagatagCTGATACCCCCACATGAGGTGCCTCAATTGAATCTCAGATCCTGAATTTGGCCACCCAAACCCTATCATTCTTAGTGTTTGGTAAGTGGactagcacatggaaaatctctctctctcttgctatgGTTCTCAAAGtcattacactttttaaaaaaggtttatcagtattaggaaaacagtggattgTTTGAGAACCTCATGATTTAAAATCAATGATAATGACCATCTAGACCATTGTTGTGACCCAGACGATgggtatattttaatttaattgtgtCCTCTAGAAAAAATAACATGGAAGATTGGACTGTGAACTTCGGAACTATTGTAAATAAACCATATATGACACGAAAAGTCCAGAGaattattttgcatgaaaattatAGCAGTCCTGCGGTCCATGACGACATTGCCCTCGTGCAGCTTGCTGAAGAAGTCTCCTTTACAAAGTACATTCGTAGGATTTGCCTTCCTGAAGCCCAAATGAAGCTCTCAGACAATGATAGTGTTGTAGTTACAGGTTGGGGATCACTTTACATGTTTGGTAAGTTTTTCTGTGTAAATTCAATAGCTTTATGGGAGCAATCAGTAAATAATTTCCCGCACGCAATCATTTAACCAATAAGTATATTGAAAAAAATACCACGTGGCAGACAAAACCATGATGTCACATTATGAAAAATTTCCAAAATATACTTGAGATTAGGCATGAGGAAATTGCATTTATGTGTAAGGCAGCCAACtataataaaaatttgaaagagaCTGATATGACGTGTGATGTCACTGACCTGACTCTGGTGACTAAAAGAAAATCCTTTAAACTGTAGATGTTCTTTGCTGCAATAAACAAGATCTCACTAACACACAGCATTTGTTGCCTTTAGGTGATTTCCCAGAGATACTTCAACAAGCCCTTCTGAAAGTTATTGACAACAAGATTTGCAATGCCCCATATGCACTGTCTGGCCTTGTGACTGAAACAATGCTGTGTGCTGGATATATGTCAGGCAAAGCAGATGCCTGTCAGGTACGTCTGGCTGTAGTATCCAATCACTTCCTCCCAAAGTGtccattaaataatatttttatcaacatgaaatatttttatgagcTAATGAGTCCTGCACAGCACCTTTTTATTTCAATCTACCTTAATTTATCAATGCTATTTATGTGTCAGCCCAGATAGTGGGAATGATGCTGTGAGTTTAATTTCTGCCTCATGAAATTTTCAGTGCAAGAGCCCATACAAAGAATTACACTTATTAGTCTTCAAGTTAAATTGGGTCCAGGCCGCCTGGGGATCTAGAAGACTCTCTCCTCCAGGGAGTCAGTGAGAGGTTATGCAGGATGCAAACCATCCCCTGAGAGAGTGCATTGGGGAGCTGGGCACATGGTCCACAGTCAAGGCTGGGCTCTGGGTGGCCAATGACTGATCTTGCAGTTCAAGGGAATGTATTCTGGTTTGTACCTATCCCAGGTTtttataacaatttaaaaatttcaaaaattttagcaGCAAAGAAGATTAATTTGTTTCAATGACCAGAGGATTATCTTTTAACTCCAGAAGAAAGACAAAACGAAATTCCTCCATAAGAATAGTAACactatttcctttcttctcctaGAATGATTCCGGTGGACCATTAGCTTACCCTGACTCCAGAAATATCTGGCATCTTGTAGGAATCGTGAGCTGGGGTGATGGATGTGGAAAAAAGTACAAGCCCGGTGTCTACACACGAGTCACCTCTTACCGTGACTGGATTACCTCCAAGACTGGACTCtgagagaaaagcatgaagagaAATTCAGGGTAGTCTTGTCTACAGGCTCAAGTAACTTTCTTTTGATGTGtgataaaacaattatttttatataccAAAACAGAAACATCTTTATCAATGTTGAATCTAAAATACTCCCATTCATTTACTCATCTATTCAACTAATatagaaaaatgatacaaaatattACTTTTGTGAACACTCCAATTCTGCTCTATCTTTCTGTTACATTTGTAACTGTATCTACTTTGTTCCTCAGAATtcgaagaaaataaaatactccCTCTGTCAAAGCATATATTTTGgatattcaaataaatcatttaattcCATAAATTGAAGttatgtttggtttggtttgctggAATGTGTGACACAAaacagatacatttatttttatttgtgtgcaAAATAGTTTGTGTGCTTCAAGATAGCATATGATATCAGAAAGTATATCAGAAGTTCATTTAGACCAAGCCTTTTGATTTATAGAACAGGAAACTCAGGTTTATAAAAACCTTACCCATTTGCTCAGAGTAACTCTTCATTTCTAATACTCTAAAGAAtttaatgttatatatattttctcttgTTGAACTGAATTCAACATTCACCAGCAATTAACAAGTGGTTTATAACTTGCAATTACCAATATACGATTTTTCATGTCcttcttttgttatttgttttgccTTTGCTTGAGGCAATAAGAATATGAAGTCCTCAAGGGCAGGAGACAGTATGATACATGTTCCACTACCTCTGCTTGAAGCAAGGGCACAATTTGAAAGCAGGATAGTAAATTCTGCAGAAAATTAACCTTTTATTATTTCCTAACAAAAAAGGAGCCCCCTTTTCTAtaacgattttttttttattggaaaggcatatatacagagagaaggaaatactgaGAGAAAAATTATCCATTGGCCATtttacctcccaaatggccacaatggacagagctcagctgattggaagccaggagccaagaatttcttctggtctccccttaggcacagagtgccaaggcctcaggccattctctgttgtcttcccaggccacaagcagggagctggatgtgaagtggagcagccaggacaagcactggcacccatatggagtccCGGTGGATCCAAGTGAGGGTTTAGCCGCTAGaatatcacaccgggcccaggaactccagtttttttctttttaaatatatttttattttgaatttgaattgtgtggtacaattttgtgtaggctgggattcccccccaaactacCACCCCctccatcagatttttcccattttgttacaatagtgtagtccttcatatggaatcataattgtatcagtctcttatttaagtgtgccccgacactgttggtacagacagtgtcagacagtccagcatcccattgtctacacatgtccaacagtttcattgggaatccatctttcgtctggatgcagggatgcatgttccattatacccccacatctgtacatgatagaccccagtactccatcactatacattaccataagtgagaaacGATGAAACAAGGTCCACaattggtatgagttagaacagtcaCAACAAGGAGCTCCAGTTTTAAGTCagttaaaataaactaaaaaattattttgctgtttATAAAGTatgactctttttttcttttaaatttttcctttcaTGATATGGCTCCATAGGCAAAAagtgatttccccttccacccaccCCATTCTTCCCCTACtgttttttcccatattattgcaatagtacagTCCTCTGGGAGTCAGTATGGAAAGTACTAAGACAATTGAAAGTTGATCTACCATAAGATCTAGCTATTCCACTCTAGAGaaaatatccaaaggaagtgaaatctgtatataaaaaagttattttcaaccttatatttatagcagcacaatctacaacagtgAAGGCATGGAAATAACCAAAATGTCTCTTGAaataggaatggataaagaaattgaggTAAGactattctatggaatactacttagccattaaaaagaatgaaattccacatatgaaataaaactgtcccaactggagaccattattctcagtgaaacaagtcaattccaaaagggcaaatatcatatgttttctttggtataaggcaatcttcatgcaaaatacactATCAATAAaaacataggtaaacatgtatattatacatatattcacctagaggagctgtctaatggagactaacataaaGTATGACTCTAAAAATATCAACCATAATTAGTATTAGCTGTGACTTGCTGGTGTCTTTCCCTACTCTTATCCCAGACAGGTCATCCTTGCCTACTGAGCTCTCACCTATCCCGAAACAGCCTAATAGAGGCACAGTATCTTTTTACAATGATCATGCACTTAGTGCGAAAAAACAGAGAATTAGGAAACCATTGTTGTGGTGTATCAGGTTATGCTACCACCTGCAGTTCCAGCACCCTTATGGATCCCAGttcctgtccttgctgctccacttctgatccacatcTATGCTAACGCatgtaggaaagcagtggaagatggcaccaGTCACTGGGCCTTTACaccttcctgggagacctggatgaagcttctgattcctgccTTCACCCTGGCCAAAACTTCATCATTGTagctatttaaggagtgaatcagtggatacaagacctctctctctctctctctccctttgtttctcctcgctctgtaactcctttttaaataaataaataaataagaaaataaaaaaaatgctataACTACACAAATAATATTATAAAGGAAATAGGAAGTAATGTTACAGAAATAGGGGTTCACAAGGAACACCTAGGTTTTGATTATCTTAATAATCTCACTGAGAGGATATCAGTTGAATGTGACCTCAGCAACACAGAGTAGCCCCTCTACGCCcccaaaaataaatttgttgGGAATAAATGGTTGACCTAGAAAGTGAAATAAGTGACATGGACAAGTTGGGCAGGAGTATGCCAGTGGAATGGAAACGTTGTGAGCAAGTGTGAAATGGTGGGAGAGAGAATGGAAGACCCAACTAGGAGGCAAGTGTGAAATGGTGggagagagactggaagaccCAACTAGGAGGCAAGTGTGAAATGGTGggagagagactggaagaccCAACTAGGAGGCAAGTGTGAAATGGTGggagagagactggaagaccCAACTAGGAGGCAAGTGTGAAATGGTGggagagagactggaagaccCAACTAGGAGGCAAGTGTGAAATGGTGGGAGAGAGAATGGAAGACCCAACTAGGAGGCAAGTGTGAAATGGTGggagagagactggaagaccCAACTAGGAGGCAAGTGTGAAATGGTGggagagagactggaagaccCAACTAGGAGGCAAGTGTGAAATGGTGggagagagactggaagaccCAACTAGGAGGCAAGTGTGAAATGGTGggagagagactggaagaccCAACTAGGAGGCAAGTGTGAAATGGTGggagagagactggaagaccGAACTAGGAGGCAAGTGTGAAATGGTGggagagagactggaagaccCAACTAGGAGGCAAGTGTGAAATGGTGGGAGAGAGAATGGAAGACCCAACTAGGAGGCAAGTGTGAAATGGTGggagagagactggaagaccCAACTAGGAGGCAAGTGTGAAATGGTGggagagagactggaagaccCAACTAGGAGGCAAGTGTGAAATGGTGGGAGAGAGAATGGAAGACCCAACTAGGAGGCAAGTGTGAAATGGTGggagagagactggaagaccCAACTAGGAGGCAAGTGTGAAATGGTGGGAGAGAGACTGGAAGACAAAACTAGAAGGCAAGTAAAACTGTGTTTTGTGAACCATTGCAAAGATCTTGGATTTTACTTGTAACTCCCCTGGGAGGCACTGAATTTTTATAATTGGAGCAGATGATCAATATTCATTTTGAGAGGATTACTTTCACTTCTGAGAAAGAGAAGGGGCTGTAGCTATGAGTGAATAGTATACAGTGAGAAACAGGAAGGCAGTTTGAAAAGctaatacagggcctggcacagtaacctaggggctaaagtcttcTCTTTGAATgggcttggatcccatatgggcgccagatctaatcctggcagtcgcgcttcccatccaaccccctgcttttgtcctgggaaagcagtagaggatagcccaaagccttgggaccctgcatctgcaaggggacccggaagaagctcctggctcctagcttcagataggctcaggtctggccattgtggtcacttagggagtgaatcatttgatggaagatctttctctctgtttttcttcctctctgtttagctgactttacaataaaaaatgaaaataaatcaaaataaaagcaaatacaatTGTCCTATCAAGAGAGGAACACATACATGAGACATAAAAGTGCTTGAGAAGTAGTATGTGATTTTAGCCTTGTGAACTATACAACATAAACCCATAGACCAACCTGTTTGCTTCTCTAAAAGCAACATAGGTAAGTGGAGTGTGAAGTTAAGCAATATGTATATGAGGTCTTGAGCAAATAACTTGGCTTTGGCTCAGTTTCCCTGTTGTG
Protein-coding regions in this window:
- the LOC101530390 gene encoding transmembrane protease serine 11B — its product is MANGRESSIPPLRHIQQPQREFIFNPEIEMHTAPKTPRNFLTAFITKPQDVSPKIVRKDLRGHDLFAAKIIGKRPRTSSQRRSWPVWMVIVIFLGVVAILAVTIGLLVHFLAVGKMHYYKGVFHISGVTYNDTCDNAASQASTNLSKDIETKMSDAFQNSSIYKEYVESQVIKTLPETNGTSVQLQLTFRFPPAKSGDMRTKITAILLQVLRDNMASWSAVPASFKLTEISKANSEMLVNNCCGRRLSNSITTGNRIVNGENALAGAWPWQASMQWKGHHSCGASLISSRWLLSAAHCFARKNNMEDWTVNFGTIVNKPYMTRKVQRIILHENYSSPAVHDDIALVQLAEEVSFTKYIRRICLPEAQMKLSDNDSVVVTGWGSLYMFGDFPEILQQALLKVIDNKICNAPYALSGLVTETMLCAGYMSGKADACQNDSGGPLAYPDSRNIWHLVGIVSWGDGCGKKYKPGVYTRVTSYRDWITSKTGL